One window from the genome of Pieris napi chromosome 12, ilPieNapi1.2, whole genome shotgun sequence encodes:
- the LOC125054913 gene encoding uncharacterized protein LOC125054913 — MFGKVFVLTLLLGFVTADEFGIKYIMRVYEDCQNSDIIPCLKRKAILFFDRAAKMDSIPLIDGVEAVKLSNVDLPSENEILPRSLGSKEEALSEILWNRIAAFANSRSIQLSLPKVTGEELNKGVEEGRGKMKKMMGMMMMGAAMKMAAMIPVAMAGLFILAGKALIVSKIALLLAGILALKKLIAAKNSGGASHDSHSSHGWSSGGASGGWDRRSYNDASDVVYSAYKKD, encoded by the exons ATGTTCGGAAAAGTGTTTGTTCTGACCTTATTACTAGGATTTGTAACAGCTGACGAGTTTgggataaaatacataatgagAGTGTATGAAGACTGCCAAAATTCGGACATCATCCCTTGCTTGAAACGAAAAGCTATTTTGTTCTTTGATAGAGCTGCAAAAATGGATTCCATACCCTTGATCGATGGGGTAGAGGCAGTGAAGCTTTCAAATGTTGACCTACCCAgtgaaaatgaaattttaccCAGGAGCTTAGGGAGCAAGGAGGAAGCGTTGTCAGAAATCCTTTGGAATAGAATTGCGGCCTTTGCGAATTCAAGGTCAATACAACTTTCATTGCCGAAGGTCACGGGTGAAGAGCTGAATAAGGGTGTGGAAGAAG GTCGTGGTAAAATGAAGAAAATGATGGGGATGATGATGATGGGAGCTGCAATGAAAATGGCCGCCATGATACCGGTCGCGATGGCCGGTCTGTTCATTTTGGCGGGAAAAGCGCTCATTGTATCAAag ATCGCCTTATTACTTGCTGGCATCCTGGCACTGAAGAAGTTGATAGCAGCTAAGAACAGTGGTGGAGCCAGTCATGACAGTCACAGCAGCCACGGCTGGTCTTCGGGAGGAGCAAGCGGAGGGTGGGATAGACGGTCATACAATGACGCTTCAGATGTAGTATATTCTGCATATAAAAAAGACTAA